A window from Thiomonas sp. FB-Cd encodes these proteins:
- the fabI gene encoding enoyl-ACP reductase FabI — MGFLAGKRILITGLLSNRSIAYGIAKACHHEGAELAFTYVGERFEDRIKSFAAEFGSTLIFPCDVGDDAQIESLFYSLGLHWPQLDGLVHSIGFAPREAIAGDFIDGLSREGFRIAHDISAYSFPALAKAALPMLQSSVAAGGMPSLITMTYLGAERVVPNYNTMGVAKASLEATVRYLAESLGPRGMRVNGVSAGPIKTLAASGIADFSKMLKFNEASTPLRRNVTIEQVGNASAFLLSDLASGITAEILHVDAGMHAVVGGLAGQL, encoded by the coding sequence ATGGGCTTTCTCGCAGGCAAACGCATCCTCATCACCGGTTTGTTGTCCAACCGATCCATTGCCTACGGCATCGCCAAGGCCTGCCATCATGAGGGTGCGGAACTCGCATTTACTTACGTCGGCGAGCGATTCGAAGATCGCATCAAGAGCTTTGCGGCCGAGTTTGGCAGCACCCTCATTTTCCCCTGCGACGTTGGCGACGACGCGCAGATTGAATCGCTGTTCTACAGTCTCGGGCTTCACTGGCCCCAACTCGACGGACTCGTGCATTCGATCGGCTTCGCACCGCGCGAAGCCATCGCAGGCGACTTTATCGACGGCCTCTCGCGCGAGGGATTTCGCATTGCGCATGACATCTCTGCGTACTCTTTCCCTGCCTTGGCCAAGGCCGCATTGCCCATGCTGCAGTCCAGCGTGGCCGCAGGTGGCATGCCGTCGCTGATCACCATGACCTATCTCGGCGCCGAACGCGTAGTGCCCAATTACAACACCATGGGTGTTGCAAAAGCGTCCCTGGAAGCCACCGTGCGTTACCTCGCCGAGTCACTTGGCCCACGCGGCATGCGCGTGAACGGCGTGAGCGCAGGGCCCATCAAAACGTTGGCGGCGTCGGGCATCGCTGATTTCAGCAAAATGCTCAAATTCAACGAAGCCAGTACCCCACTGCGCCGTAACGTGACCATTGAACAGGTCGGCAATGCAAGCGCTTTCCTGCTGTCGGATCTAGCCAGCGGCATCACCGCAGAAATCTTGCACGTGGACGCCGGCATGCACGCAGTCGTTGGCGGGCTGGCTGGACAGCTTTGA
- a CDS encoding extracellular solute-binding protein — MAHALSLSRRSLLQVLPLGLVPWSRSARAADGYALYSAPKYPAGFSHFDYVNPQAPIGGTLWLTPPSSAGSFDKLNPFTLRGTAPPGLSSLVFESLMTPSWDEPNSIYGLLAEDIEVAADGLSVRFRLHPAARFSTGDAVTAADVCHSFNTLTGSSAAPGIKVQFGDVARVVAEGVQHVRFLFRRANHELPLIASGMPVFSRKWGAGKTFDQVVSDPPVASGPYRIERMSQNRDIIYARRDDYWGWMLPTRRGQFNFARVGYKLYRDDTARLEAFKAGDFDLIQEFIAKNWVRQYSGPKFQSGELIKRALANHNPAGFQGMVMNLRRPLFQDWRVREALALALDFQWLNRMLFYGQYARIHGYFANSPFEAKGTPEADELALLEPLRARLRPTVFGPLPTLPSTDHPGGLRTNLLAARSLLRAAGWHYRDGALRNARGEAFAFEYLDSQGSMARVMAPYGQALEKLGISMRYRQVDFALYQRRMDRFEFDMTTVRYLGSPSPGNELRDRFGSAAASVEGTDNVWGLRSAAVDVLIGHVVRAQTWAQLVAACRALDRVLVCGWYSVPQWYAAQHRVAYRAKRFGMPDTLPLYYEPESWAIACWWASAAQLPNAESRA; from the coding sequence ATGGCCCACGCTCTCAGCCTTTCCCGTCGTAGCCTTTTGCAAGTACTGCCCCTTGGCCTGGTGCCTTGGTCCAGGAGCGCGCGCGCAGCGGATGGCTATGCGTTATATAGCGCGCCGAAATATCCGGCAGGTTTCAGCCACTTTGATTATGTCAATCCGCAAGCGCCAATTGGCGGCACCCTGTGGCTGACGCCGCCGTCGAGCGCCGGAAGCTTCGACAAGCTCAATCCATTTACTCTGCGGGGCACAGCTCCTCCGGGCCTTAGTAGTCTTGTATTTGAGTCGCTCATGACGCCGAGTTGGGATGAGCCCAACAGCATCTACGGACTGCTTGCCGAGGATATCGAGGTTGCAGCCGATGGGTTGTCGGTGCGCTTTCGCCTGCATCCCGCCGCAAGGTTTTCGACCGGCGATGCGGTAACCGCAGCGGACGTCTGCCACAGCTTCAATACCTTGACGGGATCCTCAGCCGCACCTGGCATCAAGGTGCAGTTCGGCGACGTCGCGCGCGTCGTGGCTGAGGGTGTGCAGCACGTGCGCTTTCTGTTTCGGCGCGCAAATCACGAGTTGCCCTTGATTGCCTCGGGCATGCCCGTTTTTTCACGTAAATGGGGAGCTGGCAAGACGTTCGATCAAGTGGTGAGTGACCCACCTGTTGCCTCTGGCCCCTATCGCATCGAACGTATGTCCCAGAATCGTGACATCATCTATGCGCGGCGCGATGACTATTGGGGCTGGATGCTGCCCACTAGACGTGGGCAATTCAATTTCGCTCGTGTCGGTTACAAGCTCTACCGCGATGACACGGCGCGCCTGGAGGCCTTCAAGGCTGGAGATTTCGACCTGATCCAGGAGTTCATCGCCAAGAACTGGGTGCGGCAGTACAGCGGTCCCAAGTTTCAAAGTGGGGAGCTCATCAAACGCGCGTTGGCCAACCACAACCCGGCCGGGTTCCAGGGCATGGTCATGAATCTGCGTCGCCCGCTGTTCCAGGACTGGCGGGTGCGCGAAGCATTGGCGCTTGCTCTGGACTTTCAGTGGCTCAACCGGATGCTGTTTTATGGTCAGTACGCGCGCATTCATGGCTATTTCGCCAATAGCCCATTCGAGGCCAAGGGCACACCGGAAGCCGACGAGCTAGCCCTCCTGGAGCCGCTGCGAGCACGATTGCGGCCCACCGTGTTTGGGCCGCTACCAACATTACCCAGCACAGACCACCCAGGCGGCCTGCGCACGAATCTGCTGGCGGCACGCAGCCTTCTTCGAGCCGCCGGCTGGCATTACCGTGATGGTGCTTTGCGAAATGCACGCGGTGAGGCTTTTGCGTTCGAATATCTTGACAGCCAAGGCTCGATGGCCCGGGTCATGGCACCATACGGGCAGGCGTTGGAAAAGCTCGGGATCAGCATGCGGTATCGGCAGGTGGACTTTGCCTTGTATCAGCGGCGTATGGACCGTTTTGAGTTTGACATGACCACGGTGCGCTATCTGGGGAGCCCCAGTCCCGGTAACGAGTTGCGCGACCGTTTTGGCTCGGCGGCAGCATCGGTAGAGGGAACAGACAACGTTTGGGGTCTGCGCAGCGCAGCCGTGGATGTTTTGATCGGCCATGTGGTGCGAGCGCAAACCTGGGCTCAACTGGTGGCTGCGTGCAGGGCGCTGGATCGAGTGCTGGTATGCGGGTGGTACTCCGTTCCGCAGTGGTATGCGGCGCAGCATCGTGTGGCATATCGCGCCAAGCGGTTCGGCATGCCCGATACGCTTCCCCTGTATTACGAGCCCGAGAGCTGGGCGATTGCCTGTTGGTGGGCCTCGGCGGCCCAGCTTCCAAACGCGGAGTCGCGCGCATGA
- a CDS encoding microcin C ABC transporter permease YejB has translation MNLSWYIAKRLLLMVPTLLGVLLLTFAVIQFVPGGPVEQMVAQLRGKGPATEAAGGLAYRGQQGIDPKQLEEIRKLYGFDQPPAKRFVHMVGRFLRFDLGRSYFYHESVWQLIVQRMPVSITLGLWNFLLTYLISIPLGIAKAVRNGSRFDFSTSIAVLVGYAVPGFVLGVVLLVLFAGGSFWQWFPLRGLTSDGWSTLSPWHKVTDYFWHITLPVASMVAGSFAVVTMLTKNAFLEEIGKQYVLTARAKGASESRVLWRHVLRNALIPIVTGFPSAFIGAFFAGSLLIETLFSLPGLGLLSYESVMRRDYPVVMGTLYLFTLIGLMTKLISDLCYVWVDPRVQFESLQ, from the coding sequence ATGAACTTGAGCTGGTACATCGCCAAACGCCTGCTACTGATGGTGCCGACACTTCTGGGTGTGCTTCTGTTGACCTTCGCGGTTATTCAGTTCGTGCCGGGTGGCCCGGTGGAGCAAATGGTGGCGCAGCTGCGCGGCAAGGGGCCGGCCACCGAGGCGGCTGGGGGACTTGCCTATCGCGGACAGCAGGGCATTGATCCCAAGCAGCTCGAGGAGATCCGCAAACTCTACGGTTTCGATCAACCCCCAGCAAAGCGCTTCGTGCACATGGTCGGGCGATTTTTGCGCTTTGACCTCGGGCGCAGCTACTTCTACCACGAGAGCGTGTGGCAACTCATCGTGCAGCGCATGCCTGTGTCCATCACCCTTGGCCTGTGGAATTTCCTGCTCACCTATCTCATTTCCATTCCATTGGGTATCGCCAAGGCAGTGCGCAACGGTAGCCGCTTCGATTTTTCGACAAGTATTGCGGTTCTTGTGGGGTACGCCGTACCCGGGTTTGTGCTGGGCGTGGTGTTGCTTGTGCTGTTCGCAGGAGGCAGCTTCTGGCAGTGGTTTCCGCTGCGCGGGCTGACCTCTGATGGGTGGAGCACGCTATCACCTTGGCACAAGGTCACCGATTATTTTTGGCACATCACGCTTCCGGTGGCATCGATGGTCGCGGGCAGCTTTGCTGTCGTCACAATGCTGACCAAGAACGCATTTCTGGAAGAAATCGGCAAACAGTACGTCCTGACTGCTCGCGCCAAAGGCGCAAGCGAAAGCCGTGTGCTCTGGCGCCACGTGTTGCGCAATGCGCTCATACCGATTGTCACTGGCTTCCCCTCTGCGTTCATCGGTGCGTTTTTCGCGGGGTCCTTGTTGATTGAGACACTTTTTTCGCTACCCGGGTTGGGACTTCTATCGTATGAATCTGTCATGCGACGCGACTATCCGGTGGTCATGGGCACGCTTTATCTATTCACGCTTATTGGCCTGATGACCAAACTCATTTCCGACTTGTGCTATGTGTGGGTGGATCCTCGAGTGCAATTCGAGAGCCTGCAATGA
- a CDS encoding ABC transporter ATP-binding protein: protein MTRAERDAPSGGLQPVHQPPLLRVQNLHVAFGTKEAVSNLSFDLFPGEKYALVGESGSGKTITALSILGLLSNAHSSGHILFDGRDLMALPEREMRDVRGRDIAMIFQEPMSALNPLQPIGRQIAESLELHEGLSRKAAWTGAVELLARMEIGEPARRANSFPYQLSGGQRQRAMIAMAVACKPRLLLADEPTTALDMGVRAQILALLGELQREYGLAVMLITHDLHLVRGFAQRIGVMRRGQLVEQGAMGAVFAQPRHPYTQTLLASLPHRNVRPLAADAPIVLRAQSLRVQFPAGGGWLHRRHHTVVRDVSLDLRAGETLGLVGQSGSGKTTLAMALLGLQAITGGEVRLGGVKLSTLNARGWRQARRKIQVVFQDPFSSLSPRRTIEQIVGEGLMIHAPGLSAEERRTKVVESLSTMQLEAGVLPRFPHEFSGGQRQRIALARALIVEPAVLILDEPTSALDISVQHQILQLLTGLQEQRGLAYLFITHDLAVIAAMAHRIAVMHEGQVLEMGEAKQLLHEPQHPYTRQLVNAAALVFDGNDV from the coding sequence ATGACGCGCGCTGAGCGAGACGCCCCCAGCGGCGGGCTCCAGCCCGTGCACCAGCCGCCGCTGCTGCGCGTGCAAAACCTGCACGTGGCTTTTGGCACGAAAGAGGCGGTCAGCAACCTGTCGTTCGACTTGTTTCCGGGGGAAAAGTATGCATTGGTGGGGGAGTCAGGATCCGGCAAGACGATCACCGCACTGTCCATTCTGGGCTTGCTGAGCAACGCGCACAGTAGCGGGCACATTTTGTTCGATGGTCGCGACCTGATGGCGTTGCCCGAGCGGGAAATGCGCGATGTGCGTGGGCGCGACATCGCCATGATTTTCCAGGAACCAATGAGCGCGCTAAACCCGTTGCAACCGATCGGCAGACAAATCGCCGAGTCGCTGGAGTTGCACGAGGGGCTCTCGCGCAAGGCGGCATGGACGGGCGCCGTGGAGTTGCTTGCGCGCATGGAGATTGGGGAGCCTGCTCGACGCGCGAATAGCTTTCCCTATCAACTCTCTGGTGGTCAACGCCAACGGGCGATGATTGCGATGGCCGTGGCTTGCAAACCCCGCCTGCTGCTGGCCGACGAGCCAACCACGGCGTTGGACATGGGCGTTCGTGCCCAAATCCTGGCTTTGCTTGGCGAACTCCAGCGGGAGTACGGATTGGCCGTGATGCTGATTACGCACGATCTGCATCTGGTGCGAGGCTTTGCTCAGCGCATCGGTGTCATGCGAAGGGGGCAGTTGGTGGAGCAGGGGGCAATGGGCGCGGTATTTGCTCAACCCCGCCACCCTTACACGCAGACGTTGCTGGCAAGCCTGCCCCACCGCAATGTTCGGCCGCTCGCCGCGGATGCCCCGATAGTCCTGCGGGCGCAGAGCCTGCGCGTCCAATTCCCCGCAGGCGGCGGCTGGTTGCATCGGCGCCATCACACTGTCGTGCGCGATGTATCGCTGGATTTGCGAGCAGGCGAAACGCTGGGATTGGTGGGTCAATCGGGCAGCGGCAAGACCACGCTGGCCATGGCCCTTCTGGGCCTGCAAGCGATCACTGGCGGTGAGGTTCGGCTGGGGGGTGTGAAGCTTTCGACGTTGAACGCCCGCGGATGGCGTCAGGCACGACGCAAGATCCAAGTTGTGTTTCAGGATCCCTTCTCGTCGCTGTCGCCGCGCCGCACCATCGAGCAGATTGTCGGTGAAGGACTCATGATTCATGCTCCTGGGCTGTCGGCGGAGGAGCGTCGCACGAAAGTGGTCGAATCCCTGTCCACTATGCAATTGGAAGCGGGCGTGCTTCCCCGGTTTCCCCATGAGTTCTCGGGGGGGCAGCGCCAGCGCATTGCGCTGGCGCGCGCGCTCATTGTCGAGCCTGCCGTGCTCATTTTGGACGAGCCCACCAGCGCCCTGGACATCTCGGTGCAGCACCAGATCCTGCAGCTGCTCACTGGATTGCAGGAGCAACGAGGCTTGGCATATCTGTTCATCACCCATGATTTGGCAGTGATCGCGGCGATGGCTCACCGCATTGCGGTCATGCATGAGGGCCAAGTGCTGGAGATGGGCGAAGCGAAGCAACTATTGCATGAACCTCAGCACCCGTACACGAGGCAGCTTGTCAATGCCGCTGCACTTGTGTTTGATGGCAACGATGTCTAG